One Bufo gargarizans isolate SCDJY-AF-19 chromosome 3, ASM1485885v1, whole genome shotgun sequence DNA segment encodes these proteins:
- the LOC122931729 gene encoding phosphatidylethanolamine-binding protein 4-like has protein sequence MAKLWFIFGILLSLPSFFACTPVSCDFETLIGDDSRFCSGNLRVIYPNMGDVSCIYIPNCFEYPDSLTKVWGPPWIKFLKAKPEEMYTLIMVDPDAPSRFRPIQRFWRHWLVTNIPGHVLLRGRDVTGNILSQYSRPNSQAQSGYHRYQFLLYMQYPGFSPSLLPGEEHLDSWDVNAFVLRWIPRDPVATTQFMLQHPDHSHLWNFD, from the coding sequence ATGGCAAAATTATGGTTTATATTTGGGATACTGTTGTCCCTACCATCATTCTTCGCCTGTACTCCTGTTTCATGTGACTTCGAAACTCTCATTGGAGATGATTCCAGGTTCTGCAGTGGTAACCTTCGTGTCATATACCCAAACATGGGTGATGTTTCCTGTATTTACATACCCAACTGCTTTGAGTACCCAGACAGTTTAACCAAAGTTTGGGGCCCTCCTTGGATCAAATTCCTCAAAGCCAAACCAGAAGAGATGTATACTTTGATTATGGTAGACCCTGATGCTCCAAGCAGGTTCCGGCCAATACAAAGATTCTGGAGACACTGGCTGGTCACTAATATACCAGGTCATGTTCTTCTTAGAGGAAGAGATGTAACAGGGAATATTTTATCTCAATACTCTCGACCAAATTCACAAGCACAGTCAGGATATCACAGATACCAATTCCTGCTCTACATGCAATATCCAGGGTTTTCCCCATCACTTCTCCCTGGAGAAGAACATCTTGATTCTTGGGATGTTAATGCTTTTGTACTACGTTGGATTCCAAGAGATCCAGTCGCTACCACTCAGTTTATGCTCCAACATCCTGACCATTCTCATCTTTGGAATTTTGACTAA